One part of the Vibrio palustris genome encodes these proteins:
- the rplP gene encoding 50S ribosomal protein L16: protein MLQPKRTKFRKVQTGRNRGLAKGTEVSFGTFGLKAVGRGRLTARQIEAARRAMTRHIKRQGQIWIRVFPDKPITEKPLEVRQGKGKGNVEYWVAQIQPGKVMYEVDGVPEELAREAFRLAARKLPFKTTFVTKQVM from the coding sequence ATGCTACAACCTAAACGTACTAAATTCCGTAAGGTTCAGACTGGTCGTAACCGTGGTCTAGCTAAAGGTACTGAAGTATCATTCGGTACTTTCGGTTTAAAAGCTGTTGGCCGTGGTCGTCTGACTGCTCGTCAAATCGAAGCGGCACGTCGTGCAATGACACGTCACATTAAGCGTCAAGGGCAAATCTGGATCCGTGTGTTCCCAGACAAACCTATCACAGAAAAACCACTTGAAGTTCGTCAAGGTAAGGGTAAAGGTAACGTTGAGTACTGGGTAGCCCAAATCCAACCTGGAAAGGTTATGTACGAAGTTGATGGTGTACCTGAAGAGTTGGCACGTGAAGCGTTCCGCCTAGCGGCTCGTAAACTGCCATTCAAAACCACATTTGTAACTAAGCAGGTGATGTGA
- the rpsC gene encoding 30S ribosomal protein S3: MGQKVHPNGIRLGIVKPWNATWFANTNEFADNLDGDFKVRQFLNKELVKASVARIVIERPAKSIRVTIHTARPGVVIGKKGEDVEKLRAAVAKIAGVPAQINIAEVRKPELDGQLVADGIASQLERRVMFRRAMKRAVQNAMRLGAKGIKVEVSGRLGGAEIARTEWYREGRVPLHTLRADIDYATSSAHTQYGVIGVKVWIFKGEILGGMPVAEPKSEKPKKQRKGRK; encoded by the coding sequence ATGGGTCAGAAAGTACATCCAAATGGTATTCGTCTAGGCATCGTTAAGCCTTGGAATGCTACATGGTTTGCTAATACCAATGAGTTCGCTGACAACCTAGACGGCGACTTCAAGGTACGTCAATTCCTCAATAAGGAATTGGTAAAAGCGTCTGTAGCGCGCATCGTTATCGAGCGTCCTGCGAAGAGCATTCGTGTGACTATTCACACAGCTCGTCCAGGTGTTGTTATCGGTAAGAAAGGCGAAGACGTTGAGAAGCTACGTGCAGCTGTAGCTAAAATTGCAGGTGTACCAGCACAAATTAACATCGCTGAAGTACGTAAGCCTGAATTAGACGGTCAACTAGTTGCTGATGGCATCGCTTCTCAGCTAGAGCGTCGTGTGATGTTCCGTCGTGCTATGAAGCGCGCGGTACAAAACGCAATGCGTCTAGGTGCGAAGGGTATCAAAGTTGAAGTAAGTGGTCGTCTAGGCGGCGCTGAAATCGCACGTACAGAATGGTATCGTGAAGGCCGTGTGCCTCTACATACTCTGCGTGCAGACATTGATTACGCGACTTCTTCTGCTCACACTCAATATGGTGTGATTGGCGTTAAAGTTTGGATCTTCAAAGGTGAGATTCTAGGCGGTATGCCAGTTGCTGAACCTAAGAGTGAAAAGCCTAAGAAGCAGCGTAAAGGCCGTAAGTAA
- the rplV gene encoding 50S ribosomal protein L22, protein MEALAKHNFARISPQKARLVADLIRGKSVDQALETLTFSNKKAAELVKKVLESAIANAEHNEGADIDDLRVAKIFVDEGPIMKRIMPRAKGRADRILKRSSHITVVVADR, encoded by the coding sequence ATGGAAGCTTTAGCTAAACATAACTTTGCTCGCATTTCTCCTCAGAAAGCTCGCTTAGTAGCAGATCTTATTCGTGGTAAAAGCGTAGATCAGGCTCTAGAAACGCTAACTTTCAGCAACAAAAAAGCTGCTGAATTAGTGAAAAAAGTTCTAGAGTCAGCAATCGCTAACGCGGAACACAACGAAGGTGCTGACATTGACGATCTACGTGTCGCTAAAATCTTCGTAGATGAGGGCCCGATCATGAAGCGTATTATGCCTCGTGCTAAAGGTCGTGCGGATCGTATCTTGAAGCGTTCAAGCCACATTACTGTGGTTGTCGCAGATCGCTAA